In a single window of the Streptomyces sp. NBC_00285 genome:
- a CDS encoding VOC family protein yields MTEARGSAAPPARHTPGTPCWVSLMVHGMAATQEFYGSLFGWEFVPGPQQLGPYVRALLDGQEVAGIGQLPPDRHLPVAWTPYLASDDIDLTAETVRLCGGTVGVGPLDAGEAGRLVIGSDPSGAVFGVWQTAAHFGISVAGVPGTPAWHELLTVETASVAKFYETVFGYEEEPVVSADFDYVTLHVDGRPVAGLHGVGNDLPRDRGPHWMTYFEVADAAAAAHLLVDLGGHVLRPPHDSPHGLVATVADPEGARFSLIENPH; encoded by the coding sequence ATGACCGAGGCAAGGGGATCGGCCGCCCCGCCCGCTCGGCACACGCCCGGCACACCCTGCTGGGTGAGTCTGATGGTGCACGGCATGGCCGCGACCCAGGAGTTCTACGGGTCGCTGTTCGGCTGGGAGTTCGTACCGGGGCCGCAGCAGCTGGGGCCCTACGTCCGGGCCCTGCTCGATGGCCAGGAGGTCGCAGGCATCGGCCAGTTGCCACCCGACCGTCATCTTCCGGTCGCCTGGACGCCCTACCTCGCCTCGGACGACATCGATCTGACGGCCGAGACGGTCAGGCTGTGCGGCGGCACGGTGGGAGTGGGCCCCCTGGACGCGGGAGAGGCGGGCCGGCTGGTGATCGGCTCCGACCCGTCAGGCGCCGTCTTCGGCGTGTGGCAGACGGCGGCACATTTCGGCATCTCCGTCGCGGGCGTACCGGGCACCCCCGCCTGGCACGAACTGCTCACCGTCGAGACGGCGAGCGTCGCCAAGTTCTACGAGACGGTGTTCGGCTACGAGGAGGAGCCGGTGGTGTCCGCCGACTTCGACTACGTCACGCTGCACGTCGACGGCCGCCCGGTGGCCGGCCTCCACGGTGTCGGTAACGACCTGCCCCGCGACCGGGGTCCGCACTGGATGACGTACTTCGAGGTGGCCGACGCGGCCGCGGCGGCCCACCTTCTCGTGGATCTCGGCGGTCATGTCCTGCGCCCGCCGCACGACAGCCCGCACGGCCTCGTGGCCACGGTGGCGGATCCGGAGGGGGCGCGGTTCTCGTTGATCGAGAACCCGCACTGA
- a CDS encoding sulfurtransferase: MVAMNAIISASELASDLAGSNPPVLLDVRWQLSMAKATGVPPFDGRAEYAAGHIPGAVYVDLDRELAGRAGTGGRHPLPDLEEFGAAMRRAGVSSRTPVVVYDGGQGWAAARAWWLLRWTGHPDVRVLDGGLPSWKGTLRSAVPGTALSEGDFEPMPGATGLLDADGAAALARAGVLLDARAGERYRGDVEPIDRVGGHIPGARSAPTTDNVDPDGRFLPAEELTARFKALGAGDGTEVGVYCGSGVSGAHEVLALAVAGIPAALYVGSWSEWSSDPERPVAVGPDPQ; this comes from the coding sequence ATGGTGGCCATGAACGCCATCATCTCCGCATCCGAACTGGCGAGCGACCTTGCGGGCTCGAACCCGCCCGTCCTGCTCGACGTCCGCTGGCAGCTGAGCATGGCCAAGGCCACCGGCGTGCCGCCCTTCGACGGCCGGGCCGAGTACGCGGCCGGCCACATCCCGGGCGCGGTCTACGTCGACCTGGACCGGGAGCTGGCCGGCCGGGCCGGCACCGGCGGCCGGCACCCGCTGCCCGACCTCGAGGAGTTCGGTGCGGCAATGCGCCGGGCGGGCGTCTCCTCGCGGACACCGGTGGTCGTGTACGACGGCGGACAGGGCTGGGCGGCGGCCCGCGCGTGGTGGCTGCTGCGCTGGACGGGTCACCCGGACGTGCGAGTCCTCGACGGCGGGTTGCCGTCCTGGAAGGGAACGCTCCGGTCCGCCGTGCCGGGCACGGCCCTGTCCGAGGGCGACTTCGAGCCGATGCCCGGCGCGACAGGTCTCCTCGACGCCGACGGGGCCGCGGCGCTGGCCCGCGCGGGGGTACTGCTGGACGCGCGCGCGGGGGAGCGGTACCGCGGTGACGTGGAGCCGATCGACCGGGTCGGCGGCCACATCCCGGGCGCCCGGTCCGCGCCCACCACGGACAACGTCGACCCGGACGGCCGCTTCCTGCCCGCGGAGGAGCTGACCGCCCGCTTCAAGGCTCTCGGCGCCGGCGACGGCACCGAGGTCGGCGTCTACTGCGGGTCAGGCGTCTCCGGCGCTCACGAGGTGCTGGCCCTGGCAGTGGCGGGCATCCCGGCGGCCCTGTACGTCGGTTCCTGGTCGGAGTGGTCCTCGGACCCGGAGCGACCGGTCGCCGTGGGCCCCGACCCCCAGTGA